From one Candoia aspera isolate rCanAsp1 chromosome 17, rCanAsp1.hap2, whole genome shotgun sequence genomic stretch:
- the FLRT1 gene encoding leucine-rich repeat transmembrane protein FLRT1, protein MPSAGPRGFTLGRPRAPGTMATASPTAAVVTATVVTTAAAMDLRDWLFLCYGLVAFLSEVIDSTTCPSVCRCDNGFIYCNDRGLTSIPADIPDDATTLYLQNNQINNAGIPSSLKKKLNVQVIYLYENDLDEFPINLPRSLKELHLQDNNVRTIARDSLARIPLLEKLHLDDNSVSTVSIEDDAFADSTRLKLLFLSRNHLSSIPSGLPRTLEELRLDDNRISTIPLHAFKGLNSLRRLVLDGNLLANQRIADDTFSRLQNLSELSLVRNSLAAPPLNLPSAHLQKLYLQDNAISHIPYNTLSKMRELEKLDLSNNNLTTLPKGLFDDLDSLSQLLLRNNPWHCGCNLMWLRDWVKARAAVVNVRGLMCQGPDKVRGMAIKDITSEMDECFEAGPQSNSAAAAKTTASNAAVTTPQGSLFTLKAKRPGIQLPDSNVDYPMATGSGAKTLVLSVKPLTADSIRISWKATLPAASFRLSWLRLGHSPAVGSITETLVQGDKTEYLLTALEPKSTYIICMVTMETGNTYMPDETPVCAKAETADVYSPTTTLNHEQNLDPMAGLPLAGIIGGAVALVFLFLILAAICWYVHRTGELLTRERGSRKKDDYMESGTKKDNSILEIRGPGLQMLPINPHRAKEEYVIHTIFPSNGTSLYKSTHTIGYGTTRGYREGGIPDIDYSYT, encoded by the exons ATGCCTTCCGCAGGTCCAAGAGGCTTCACCCTGGGACGGCCAAGGGCTCCGGGCACCATGGCGACGGCTTCGCCGACAGCCGCTGTGGTGACCGCCACTGTGGTGACCACTGCAGCCGCCATGGACCTGCGCGACTGGCTCTTCCTCTGCTATGGGCTGGTGGCCTTTCTGAGCGAGGTGATCGACAGCACGACCTGCCCCTCCGTCTGCCGGTGTGACAACGGGTTCATCTACTGCAACGACCGGGGCCTCACCTCCATCCCGGCCGACATCCCGGACGATGCCACCACGCTCTATCTGCAGAACAACCAGATCAATAATGCGGGCATCCCTTCCAGCTTGAAGAAGAAGCTCAACGTTCAG GTCATCTACCTCTATGAAAATGACCTGGACGAATTCCCGATCAACCTGCCCCGCTCGCTGAAAGAGCTGCACCTGCAGGACAACAACGTCCGCACCATTGCCCGGGACTCCCTGGCCAGGATCCCTCTCCTGGAGAAGCTCCACTTGGACGACAACTCCGTCTCCACCGTCAGCATCGAAGACGACGCCTTCGCCGACAGCACGCGCCTCAAGCTGCTGTTTCTCTCACGCAACCACCTCAGCAGCATCCCTTCCGGGCTGCCCCGCACGCTGGAGGAGCTGCGCCTGGACGACAATCGCATCTCCACCATCCCCCTCCACGCCTTCAAGGGCCTCAACAGCTTGCGGCGGTTGGTGCTGGACGGCAACCTCCTCGCCAACCAGCGCATTGCCGACGACACCTTCAGCCGCCTGCAGAACCTCAGCGAGCTCTCGCTGGTGCGCAACTCCCTGGCGGCCCCACCACTCAACCTGCCCAGCGCCCACCTGCAGAAGCTCTACCTGCAGGACAACGCCATCAGCCACATCCCCTACAACACCCTTTCCAAGATGAGGGAGCTGGAGAAGCTGGACCTGTCCAACAACAACTTGACCACCCTGCCCAAGGGCCTCTTCGACGACCTGGACAGCCTCTCCCAGCTCCTGTTACGGAACAACCCGTGGCACTGCGGCTGCAACCTCATGTGGCTGAGGGACTGGGTCAAGGCCCGAGCCGCGGTGGTCAACGTGAGGGGACTGATGTGCCAAGGGCCCGACAAGGTCAGGGGCATGGCTATCAAAGACATCACCAGCGAGATGGACGAGTGCTTTGAAGCTGGCCCGCAGAGCAACTCAGCGGCTGCCGCCAAGACAACAGCCAGCAACGCAGCTGTCACCACCCCGCAGGGCTCCCTCTTCACCCTCAAAGCCAAGCGCCCGGGCATCCAGCTGCCCGACTCCAACGTCGACTACCCAATGGCAACTGGGTCGGGAGCCAAAACATTGGTCCTCAGCGTCAAGCCGCTGACAGCCGACAGCATCCGCATCAGCTGGAAGGCGACCCTCCCAGCGGCCTCCTTCCGCCTCAGCTGGCTGCGCCTGGGGCACAGCCCGGCGGTCGGCTCCATCACCGAGACGCTGGTGCAAGGCGATAAGACCGAGTACCTGCTGACCGCCCTGGAGCCCAAGTCCACCTACATCATCTGCATGGTCACCATGGAGACGGGCAACACCTACATGCCTGACGAGACCCCTGTGTGCGCCAAGGCTGAGACGGCCGATGTGTACAGCCCGACCACCACTCTCAACCACGAGCAGAACCTCGACCCCATGGCCGGGCTGCCCCTGGCTGGGATCATCGGCGGGGCCGTGGCcttggtcttcctcttcctcatcttgGCTGCCATTTGCTGGTACGTCCACCGGACCGGGGAGCTGCTGACGCGGGAGCGAGGCAGCCGGAAGAAGGACGACTACATGGAATCAGGCACAAAGAAAGATAACTCCATCCTGGAGATCCGAGGGCCTGGCTTGCAGATGCTCCCCATCAACCCTCACCGGGCCAAGGAAGAGTACGTCATCCACACCATATTCCCTTCCAACGGAACCAGCCTTTACAAAAGTACCCACACTATCGGCTACGGCACAACTCGGGGGTATAGAGAGGGGGGAATTCCAGATATAGACTACTCCTATACATGA